A DNA window from Hemiscyllium ocellatum isolate sHemOce1 chromosome 48, sHemOce1.pat.X.cur, whole genome shotgun sequence contains the following coding sequences:
- the LOC132836832 gene encoding serine/threonine-protein phosphatase 2B catalytic subunit gamma isoform-like codes for MAAQAPAQGPTGLSTVERVVKAVPIPPARRLTMQDVYSEGKPKLDVLKAHFIKEGRLEEDAAIKIIEDGAAIFRKERTLIEVDAPITVCGDIHGQFFDLMKLFEVGGPPSSTQYLFLGDYVDRGYFSVECVLMLWVLKIHHTSTLFLLRGNHECRHLTEYFTFKQECRIKYSDHLYNACMGAFDCLPLAAIVNRQFLCLHGGLSPDVHTLDDIRRLDRFKEPPAFGPMCDLLWSDPTEDYGSEKTPDHFSHNTVRGCSYFFSYAAVCRFLQHNNLLSVIRAHEAQDSGYRMYRKNQATGFPSLITIFSAPNYLDVYNNKAAILKYENNVMNIRQFNCSPHPYWLPNFMDVFSWSLPFVGEKVTDMLVNILNICTDDELLDDDDASQHDRKEVIKNKIRAIGKMARVFTVLREEHENVLTLKGLTPSGNLPLGALAGGKSALEKAMTDAVTSSSGKASLQKISFEQARGLDRINERMPPRKPLMSNQPMSQSPPAAPTPTQAQARAQAQAQAQARAQAQARVQAQAQMKWPPQGYQATRGLQNAPPQQQQMAGRGQFATNIPPDRRQQAMGQRPAPTQSGMPAAKTTQGMKGKDKMAH; via the exons ATGGCGGCGCAGGCCCCGGCTCAAGGCCCCACGGGGTTGTCCACCGTGGAGAGGGTGGTGAAAG CTGTTCCGATTCCTCCAGCCCGCCGCCTCACCATGCAAGACGTCTACTCGGAAGGGAAACCGAAACTTGATGTCCTCAAGGCTCATTTCATTAAAGAGGGGAGACTGGAGGAAGATGCTGCCATCAAGATTATTGAGGATGGAGCTGCTATCTTTCGCAAGGAGCGGACACTTATCGAAGTGGATGCCCCCATCACAG TTTGTGGTGACATTCATGGTCAGTTCTTTGACCTGATGAAGCTGTTTGAAGTGGGTGGTCCACCCAGCAGCACCCAGTATCTCTTCCTCGGAGACTACGTAGATCGTGGCTACTTCAGTGTTGAG TGTGTTCTGATGCTCTGGGTTCTGAAGATTCACCATACAAGCACACTGTTTCTGTTACGAGGGAATCATGAATGCAGACACCTCACTGAATATTTTACCTTCAAGCAGGAAT GTAGGATCAAGTACTCGGACCATCTCTACAATGCGTGCATGGGTGCGTTTGATTGTCTACCCCTGGCTGCAATAGTCAATCGTCagttcctgtgtctgcatgggggcCTCTCGCCCGATGTGCATACACTAGATGACATCAGAAGA TTAGACAGATTCAAAGAGCCACCAGCCTTTGGGCCTATGTGTGACTTGCTGTGGTCAGACCCAACAGAGGATTACGGCAGTGAGAAGACACCAGATCACTTCAGTCATAACACTGTACGAGGCTGCTCCTACTTTTTTAG TTATGCTGCAGTTTGTCGCTTTTTGCAGCACAACAACTTGTTGTCAGTAATCCGTGCACATGAGGCTCAGGATTCTGG GTACCGAATGTATCGGAAAAACCAGGCAACTGGCTTTCCATCTTTAATAACCATTTTCTCTGCACCAAATTATCTAGATGTCTATAATAACAAAG CTGCTATATTGAAATATGAAAATAATGTGATGAATATTAGGCAATTTAACTGCTCCCCTCACCCCTACTGGCTTCCAAACTTCATGGATGTATTCTCCTGGTCTCTGCCCTTTGTTGGTGAGAAAG TTACAGACATGCTGGTCAACATCCTGAACATCTGTACTGATGATGAGCTCCTGGATGATGACGATG CTTCTCAACATGATCGCAAGGAAGTCATCAAGAACAAGATCCGTGCAATTGGCAAGATGGCCCGAGTCTTTACTGTTCTGAG AGAGGAACATGAAAATGTACTGACGTTAAAAGGCTTGACTCCAAGTGGCAATCTGCCTCTTGGTGCCTTGGCAGGAGGAAAATCAGCCTTGGAGAAAG CAATGACTGATGCAGTAACCTCTTCTTCAG GGAAAGCTTCGCTGCAGAAGATCAGCTTTGAACAGGCCAGAGGCTTGGACCGGATCAATGAAAGGATGCCTCCCCGCAAGCCGCTGATGTCAAACCAGCCCATGTCTCAATCTCCGCCTGCTGCACCGACTCCAACTCAGGCCCAAGCTCGAGCTCAGGCCCAAGCCCAGGCTCAGGCACGGGCTCAGGCTCAGGCACGAGTCCAAGCCCAGGCCCAGATGAAATGGCCTCCTCAGGGTTACCAAGCCACCCGTGGACTGCAAAACGCTCctccacagcagcagcagatggCGGGGCGAGGCCAATTTGCCACCAACATACCTCCTGACCGCCGGCAGCAAGCAATGGGCCAGCGCCCCGCGCCCACTCAGTCAGGGATGCCAGCTGCCAAGACCACCCAGGGAATGAAAGGAAAAGATAAGATGGCACACTAA